TAGCAGAGCTTACTTCCTTCACTTGGCAACTAGATAATGCTTTAATATGTATTATCTTGTATGTAatcatcttttccttttttactatttttgtattatttaaTATTATGTGTGTGGTATTTTATCGAGAACAAAAAATATCACTGTGGATCTTCTCTGTAGTGGATTTGATGAAAGCCTATTCGCTTGTTATCTTCATTTGTTTTACCacttttgcattttcttttatGGCAATATGCCAGTGATTCATTTGCATGTTTTATATTGTTGCACATGCAGAGCAGACTTGTTCTCAGAGTCCCAACGAATTCAGTATACCATTCAGACTCGGACTAAGGATATTCCAGATGCTCGGACATATCTGCTCACATTAAAGGAGATAAGAGTCAAGTGTGTTCTGTTTTTGTCTAATTGTTAAATCATATTCTTTATCTATCAATTTAATTctatttgcttttttttttttcttggagcaTATTAGATGTTAAAAATATTAGAACTTTGATCCAAAAGGATGTCCGAAAGATAGCCGATTGGTCTGAAGTATGTTACCTTGTGCTTTCTTCTGCTTGAAGAATTCCTTGGCACCCTTGTTAATTGGTTTCCAGTTTTTAATTGGGAAACTGCCTACCAATCTCCATTTACCCTTTCGTGCTGAATCGTAATAGCTGTGGAATCAAAATTTTCTCCTTTACATGGTTTATAGAGTCCAATTCAGTACTTCCTCATTAATATTCATGAATATGCATTCTTACAGGAGAGGCCTCACTGATGAACTTGGTGCCGAGGCTATGATGATCGATGCCCTGGAGAAAGTTGAGAAAGAAATCAAGCAACCACTTATGAGGTCTGACAAGAAGGGAATGGCTCTTCTTATGGCTGAGTTCGATAAAATCAATAAGAAGTAAGTGTCGTCCCAGAAGTGGAATACTACTTTTCTACCTCATTTGCTATCGGGTTATCTAACCTCCCAACAGATTAGTGTTTTTAGCAAACGTGAAAATTTCAGAACCGCAGGATAGGATCTAAAGCCAGAATAGAGGAAGCTTAGTAACTTAATCAAAATGGATCAGATGAGTCTGAAACTCCAGCTGAAGGGTCAATTCAAAAGGCAGAATGGATCTGCAAAGTCTGATCCAGATCTGATGGCTGGTTCTCAAGTGTTGGAGCTTTCCCCCTCTAATTGGGAAATTAGAATTCAAGACAGAATATCTGAATTGATGCAGGGATCTTAGAGTTCAAAACAGAAactaaaacaacaacaacacaggcttttcccaactaaatggggtcggctacatgaataCGTAAGAaggtaaaattaaaataaagtaaaaagaaagaaacaaagcaacacCTCAGGAACATCCCacctacatggatctttgccctctaaacagctctgtttgaggtcatactagagcCAAGATCTAGACTATATTTCTTTCCACACTACTACTCATATGGTaattttaggcttgcccctagctcttttagctcattcCATGTTTATctaatcactcctccttactggggcatcctaAGGCTTCCATTGATCATAGCCATACCACCTTTAataaggatcaaaattaacgattAACCAGTAAACAATGATCAGATTCAGAATAAGAATGATTCAGTTTCAGAAAATCAGAATTTGAAGACGTCTAACTTTGAGCTGTAGCCGTTACGGGAGGCCAGAGGTTGAGTTATTTATTGGGAGACTTAAGGGTCCTCTCTCCACCTTGATTTGCACACACAATCCCCATTAATTTGTGAGTATTCAGACAAAGCAAGGAGGGAGAGAAACCTATCTCCAGTAAAGTGAAAAGAAGGTTGTTTGATCAAGACAATGATGGCATCATGGTTTCATTTTCATCCGCAAGAGGAAATGGTACAATGGTGAACAGTACCGAATTCCTACTTTGATATTGTTGTATTCAAAGTGCATGAATGATCCTTTTGTTCATTGTCTTTCAATCACACCTATGGCAAATTTGCTTATTGGGAGACTTTCTGCATTGAATTGCAAGAAGGGGCATTGATTGATGATATTGCGAGTGGATTAACTGAGAGGACACATTGTCTGGATAGAGTTGAGCAATTATCAATATTTTACTTGGAAGTTGAAGTCACATTTTCATGATTGTGTCATTTGAGGAAGTTTGGAACTGGTAGTTGGGGTGGAAGGGCGAGGCAGTTGGATCAGATATTTTGTCATTCCAAGTGTTATTGgcatgtttttcttttaatagaatGATAAAGTCCCTAGTGTTCTGGTATATTTAGCTGCCACCCCTTTTTAAATTATTTGTTGGGGCAACTGTGATTATTGTTTCACTTAATTAAACCAGTCTGAATGTTGGGGGGCGCACTCCTTGAAGTTACCATTATATTGTTAGATCTTATAAAGTAATCCATTGTTAATGGGTTACTCTGTACTTAAAACTTTTGCTTTGATGATTTGGTGATGTCATGGTTGCTTTGATTTAGGAAAGAATACTGTACTTTTTCTGTATCAGGGACTAtacatatgattttttttaaatatattttttttatatatacatatttaatCAGGCTTGGCGTTCGAAAGGAGGATTTACCTAAATATGAGGAAGCGTTGGAACATAAAATTGCACAAGCTCAGTTAgaagagctgaagaaggatgCTCTTGAAGCAATGGAAACTCAGAAAAAACGGTGTGTTCCTTGGGTCTCTGTTTCTTTCCTGATGTTCTAATAGATGTTAAATAACTAACCCTCTCTTCTCGCACTCCCCCTTTTTATCACTTGTTATGGATTCACATCTCTTATTTATTTCAGGGAGGAGTTCAAAGATGAGAAGATGATTGATGTGAAGTCGTTGGACATCCGGAACTTCATCTGAAGTGAACGACTCCACTCACTGTTTACTGTGTTTAAAGTTTCTTGTTTTACTTTGTGGGGGAGAATTTTTGCCACATTTGTTCGGCTAGAAAGCTTGGGGCTCCACAAACTGAGAGGATGGTCCAATTACTTCATGGTTTTCCCCCCGGAATAAGATATATCTCAATTGGAGAGTTGAAAATAGTGAATTGATGAGAAATTAATTGCATTGTTTTTATTTCCAGATTCTTGATTTGACTTGCGTTGTTGAGGCATTTCCATGTGAAGCCCAAACATTAGTAAAATTCCTGGAAAATATTTTAGTCTCAACATAGATCCAAGGAAATTAAATCATATTGTCTGAAGGAATTACCAAAAAACATATACCATTTATGAAATTGAATGAAGAGGCTAAGAATGCCTTCACAACATAATTTTTCCAACTAACATGGTAACATAAAATGGGAGCCAACCCACTGGTATGTCACTATTATTATTCTTCATTCACACACTAAACTCATTTTTTATTCCACCAGCACTGACATGGTCGATAAAAGATGTTCCCCTTTCACTACaaagatcatcatcattatcttcAGTTGTTGGTTTCCTTGGGGAAATATTTCCTCGCCCAGGCGTGTTTGCCATTGATTACAAACTTCGCTTTCCCTTCTGCATCGGCTTCTTGAAGGATGACATCCATGATCATGGCAGATTTAATGACGACACGCGCAAACAATGCTTGCACATAGGGTTGCTGCACTTCCTGCATGTATATACTCTCTACGCAGTCCCCATAGTTCCTACATAATcacaaaacaaataaagataTTGTTATTACTGATACAAATACTACTAGCTATGTTGGTCATGGAAATTTAGAGAGAATTAGTGAGGCAGGAATACATGGTGAGAAATGTCCGGAGTTCGGCTTCAGTGATTGGGTATCCCCGTGAAAAAGTAATGAAAAGAGTTCTACCGTCAGTCGGATTTTCCGTCGTATCAGCAGCGGCAACCAGAGTAGGATTTTGAGGAAGAAGAGCAGGTGAAGTTGAAGATGGACCACCCATTACAAACTGTGAATTGGGGAAGGGACTGGGGAAAGATGGcatttggagtccaggttgagaAAGGCCAAGGCCAAGGCCCACCATAACCTGCTTCCCTCCAGCATCAGATTCAGCCAGATTTCTGGTTTCTCTTCCAGTCCTAAGTCCAAGCCCTGTGTCAGTTctttgtggtggtggtggaggggCATAGGTATTAGTGAAAGAATCAAAATTACTGAGTTCAGCAGCCACAGGGAAAAAAGGAGTAGCAGTGGGCCTTAAATTGACATTTAATAAGCCACCATCGCCCCCAAAGACAGAATTGAAGAGTTGGTATCGATGATTGTGAGTCTTTTGGATAATGTCATCAAATACTCTGGTACCCACATCAGTGAGGAACTTTGTTATGCTTCTGATTGCAGGAATCCTGTTCTCATTGAAAAAAGATAAGGAAATGACTGTAGAATTCAGAATTCTACGAGTGAAAAGGAGCTGTTCATCGTTGTTGGTATTGGTGTTGGTGTTAGCGTTTGCACCACCTCTTTCCAGAGCTTTTAAGCAATTAACAGCTTCGTTTGCAATGAGATTGAGAATCATATCTGGTAGTGAAAGGAGTCTCACAACAATATTTGGGAAGCCCAGGCTTTCTAACCACAACCACAGCCCAATAATCCTCATGGTCTCTTCAACCCCACGTCCTAGGCTGAGAACCAAACGCCCGAAGATCTCACGATCTATAGAGTGAAACCACTTCAATTCCTCTGTGGTGACAGATTGAGAGGGCGAGGAAGACGGTGAGGGAtccattttttataaattttaatgAGTTTAGTGAGGAGGGTGGAGTGGTGGTCGGAAGTTGTCTGCATTTTATGGTGGACGAAGGGTCGCCTCTGAAGCTTCACAACTCTCGGTGGAGCCTTTTTAACTCTTGGGCTGTGGAGGAACAGGCGctccttctcctccttgtgAGGGGTTGTGATGCTTGCAAGTGAAGGCTGAGAGTACACGACGGTTCTGAAACAAAATGTCTACTCTACTTGCTTCGTTTGGTCTTCGTGGATCGACGTATCTCTTTGGTGACTTTTGCAtggccatctctctctctctctctctctctctctctaagttttAGAAAGTTAGATTAATTAATGCTACACGTAGAGACCAACAACGACCGTGAAATACAAAAATCCCACCATGGCCAACCAAGTCATTTCCCAAATGTTAATTAGTCAGTATTTGAAATCACTCTCCTCAAATTGTGAAGAAGGAAAAAGCTTAGGTAACGTTAACTTTTATCGACTTTGAAGGTTTGACTAGAGCTCCAAGCCCAACTTTGAGTCCCATTAGCTGAGTCCAAGCCCATCTTGAATCCTGGCTAGGGCCTAAAAACTTCAACCCATGCCCAATCCAACAGGGCTCAGCCCAGCCCAAGTGCACCTTGATTGGACAGGGCTGGATCGGGCTGTCCCTAATTGGTCCTGACTCCGGTTTGTCATCTAGGGCCGGCTATACCCTGATcatacaaaatatgaaatgacTATCTTGGAGTCAAGTTCTACCACAACTATTCAATGAGAAACCGTGGAAGTTGAAGGTATTTTAAAGGACCTCGAGAAAGCAAAGGCGGAACAATGGAATGAATGTACATGAAATCTGGGTCTCAAATAAGGAATTACTTTGTCTCATTTCACAACCAACCAAGGGTGCATGGCCACTTTTGCATTTTACTACCACTTTTGCATTCTACAAGATGCAAGTAATATCTCGGTCTCGAACAATGGAATTACTTCGTCTCATTACACAACCAACCAAGGATGCATGGCGACTTTTGCATTCTATAAGATTCAAGTAATAGCTCGGTCTGGAACAATGGAATTACTTCGTCTCATTCCACAACCAACCAAGGGTGCATGGCCACTTTTGCATTCTACAAGATGCAAGTAATATCTCGGTCTATAAAGTTTGTATGTAAAGGGAAAGAAAGCAACTTTACTATGAATCTTATTTTTAGCTTAGCATGTAACACCCCTATTGGAAAATAAGGAGTATGACTTAGATTTGGGAACTGTAAACATACTTGATTAGTAATATAAAgttttcattataaaaaaaaaacctataaaattcactgaaatttattttttactttttttttttctaggccTTTCATCGATTACTAATCCAATAAAATCTATTCATATGCATTACATGACAAGCAATGATTAAAATTCACTTATTGCCGAGACAATGGTGAGACATAATATTATCATCAATTAAATAATTGGGAGGGTgttagcacaaaaaaaaaaaaaaaaaaaaagaactaacaTATTAAAATTAACATATTAGCTGCAATAGTGAGATATAATATGATCATCAATCAGATAATTGGGAGAGTGTTAACACAAACAtaagaaatgacaaaaaaacaATCAGTTTTAAGCAAAATGATATAGATATTTAATGTGATTCATACACCAATATGGTGCTACATATATGGGCGAAATTGAAGAGAATTCATTatttgatgaaaataaaaaaatacaaggaagatctctctttttattGATAAAATAATGAAGATATCTAAAAGCATCAAAATTCGCAGCAGAAGCCCTTTCCCAAAAAACCCTAACAGTGGGTTTAAGCAGGTCAAACGGGCATTGTAGGATCAAGGTGGTGAAGCTACCCTTTAACTCCAAGCCAATGCCTAAAGGGAAGTCACTTTTTCATATCAGAACCGAATCATTTACTAAGTTCCCACTTACATTTAACAACCTCAGTTGTAGATTCCAAGCCAACGGCCATGCGTATGGTTTCAATTATCGGTATTGTATTAGTTGTATCGGTCATATCTGATCATTATCGGCTGAAACCAATTCTCAATCTTTGAATGATTGGAATTAATTACCCATATTCTTTCAGAGGTAAAACAGTAATAATACGTACttttaaaaaaagataaaggtCAAAACCAACCGATACTTACTAATCCGATCTAGAATGGTATGAATCATCTGCTGATATCGATACAAATACCGTCCCTAAATCTGTGGTCACGTTTATGTAATGCTATTAATCCATTTTCCTGGTAGAGTTACAGAAAACCGTAACGTAACGTAAAGTAACGCAACGCCAATGACGATCCCACAAGAACCCATCGCCCAGCGGAAAAAGCCACATCAGAGCCATGCATGTACCACTATTGGTAAAAAGAATAGCCACGTCATGTGGTCCACGTGTAAACATTTGACGTGGATGAGTCTCTGATGGAAAAGGCCCGTTCAGAGAAACCGCGGCGTCTCTCCCAAGCTGACTACAGATTCTTCTTCAACTCCAACGGTCCTTTAAATCGGAAAGAAACTGCCCGACGGATCCTCACCGTCAAAACTACGCAGATTTCTCAACTAAATCTTTTCGGACGAAGATACCGCTCTACACGGAGCCCACTCAATACTCATCTGTGTACTACGACGTCACGGATTCCGTTACGAAGACGTTGAGGGTGTTAAGGTAAGTTACTCCCATCTCTTGCCCTCTTACAACATCACACGTGGGAATGTAAAAGTGCTCGATGTATAGGCTTGCCAGGTCAGCGTGACACACGTGCCGGATCCTTAAAACCGAAGCATGTAACGTCGCGTTGGTTCAGTTCCCTTATTCACTCTGGAGggttctcttctttcctcttctccgtttctGTTTTGCTTCCCTCTTCCcccattctttctctctctctctctctgcaaaagataacctaaaaaaaaaaaatagaaaatcaaatccaaaatagAAACCCTAGTTGCAATCCTCCATTAGCGTCTGTCGTGATCACAACCGTAATTCCTACACTAATACCTCAGCTTCTGTTGGTGTTTGTGTTTCTCTCAATCTTTACAGCTGTAATGGCCAATGCTCCTCCAATTGTGGCACAGCCAATCCAACCACAGTCATCGCAGCAGCAACAGCCGCAAGTGCAGGCTCCAGGAGCAGGGTTCGGCAACGCTTCTCTGTATGTGGGGGATCTCGACCCATCAGTTGGAGAAGCCCAACTCTATGATCTTTTTAGCCAGGTTGCTCCAGTCGTATCGGTTAGGGTTTGCAGGGATCAGATCAGAAGGGTCTCTTTAGGTTATGCTTATGTTAATTACAACACCGCTCAGGATGGTTAGAGCTCTTTGATCCATCATTTAATTACCTTTTGATTTACCTTGATTTCTCAGTTTTCCTTTTCATTCTATTTTGGTGTTCCGAATTAAAATTTCCATGACGACTTTGATCATGCATCCcttctagggtttccttttgtcattgagttttAATGTTGTATTGATAAACTCTATgtgctttagattt
This genomic stretch from Macadamia integrifolia cultivar HAES 741 chromosome 2, SCU_Mint_v3, whole genome shotgun sequence harbors:
- the LOC122093204 gene encoding probable ATP synthase 24 kDa subunit, mitochondrial isoform X2, producing MALASRLLSRSRQIVLRQEHGVPVRCFAKEAAPPVLKGDEMLRNIFVEVKSKFETALGILRKEKITIDPDDAAAVTQYAKVMKTIREKADLFSESQRIQYTIQTRTKDIPDARTYLLTLKEIRVKRGLTDELGAEAMMIDALEKVEKEIKQPLMRLGVRKEDLPKYEEALEHKIAQAQLEELKKDALEAMETQKKREEFKDEKMIDVKSLDIRNFI
- the LOC122093204 gene encoding probable ATP synthase 24 kDa subunit, mitochondrial isoform X1, which encodes MALASRLLSRSRQIVLRQEHGVPVRCFAKEAAPPVLKGDEMLRNIFVEVKSKFETALGILRKEKITIDPDDAAAVTQYAKVMKTIREKADLFSESQRIQYTIQTRTKDIPDARTYLLTLKEIRVKRGLTDELGAEAMMIDALEKVEKEIKQPLMRSDKKGMALLMAEFDKINKKLGVRKEDLPKYEEALEHKIAQAQLEELKKDALEAMETQKKREEFKDEKMIDVKSLDIRNFI